The DNA segment TGGCGAGGTTAAGGCAGTACCCGAATAGGTATAGCGCACTACCTTTTCTTTATAGCCCGAAGCAGAATTGTAATTGTATACCACATATACCCATGGATTGGTGCTAAACTGTGGGTTTATAGCCATACCCAGCAGGCCACCTTCACCATTGGACACCACATCGGGCACATTCAGCAGCAGGCTCACTGCACCTGTCTGCGGGTTAACGCGACTGATCTTACCAGCCCTTTCGGTGATCCACAACTGCTGATCGGGGCCATAAACCATTTCCCATACATGCGACAGGCCGGAACTTACCGTTCTGGTCTTTAATTCCACATCGGGCAGCTGTTCGCCGTCAGGGGTATTGGATTTGTTCTTTTTACAGGCAAAAAAAGCCATTAAAAGGGCAAACATACTTATAGCGAGGATTTTCATGAGCAATGGATTTGATGAATAAATTGGGTTACCTTAAATATAACACACTCATTTTAAATATGTTTAATTAAAATAAACATAAGTAATCCCATCGCCACCCCTGTCGGCATGCTCATCCTCTACCCTGTTCACCTGGCTGTACTTTTTCAGGTAATCCCTGATCAGCTTTCTCAAAATACCATCCCCCTTACCATGGATGAGCTTTACAAAAGGAAAACCAAGCATAATGGATTTGTCCAGGTACTTTTCTACCTCGTGCAAAGCATTTTCACCCCGCATGCCCCTAAGGTCCAGTTCGGCATTAAAATTACTGATGGCCTCAGCAACGCTGCCGGTATAAGAATTCCGCTGTGCGGCTTTTTTAGCCTCCCTGTTGCTGATCTTAAATACCCTGTTCTTTTTGAGCACCGAACGCAGGTCGCCCAGCGCAAGCACCAGGTTGTCCCTGTTGATCTCCAGTACCTGGCCTGTGGTTTCACTGTCCTTCAGCTGCACCCAATCGCCTACTTCTATTGGTGTATTTAAGTTTAAAGGGCTAACCGGCTCGGGCTTTTTGTCTTCCCGTACCTGGTTTTGCACCAGCACCTGTTGCAGGTTTTGCCGCAGCTGTTTGGTTACCGCTTTATCGGCCTGCTTTTCCTTAATTTCGGCAATGGTATTTTCAACCAGCTTATTGGCATTTTTAATGATGTTCTGTGCTTCCAGCTTGGCCTCTTTGATCAGTATCTTTTTATTGTCGTCCAGAAAAGCCTTCAGCTTTTCATTCTCGGCCACCAGGTTTTTTACCTTGTTCTGCTGGTTAGATAAATTCAGTTTGGTATCGTAGATCTGTTTTTTCTCGCGTTCCAGGTCTACCAGCAAACTGTCTATCCTGTTCTGGTTGGTGCCTGTTTTGGCCCTTGCCAAATCCAGCACTTCCTTTTGCAGGCCTATATTCTGGGCTATCTCAAAAGCATAAGAACTACCGGGCTTGCCAATCTCCAATATATACAGGGGCTTCATCCGGTCGTTGTCAAACAACATAGAGGCATTTTCCAGTCCGGGTGTATTGCCAGCAAACAACTTTAAATTGGAATAGTGGGTAGTGATTACCCCCCTTGCCTTTTTATTGTTCAGCACTTCCAGCACCGCCTCGGCCATTGGTCCGCCAAACTGCGGATCAGTACCTGTACCAAACTCATCGATCAGTACCAGCGATTTTGGTGTGGCATGGGCCACAAAATAGCGCATTTTGGTTAAATGAGCACTGTAGGTACTCAAATCACTTTCTATCGACTGGTCGTCACCAATATCTGCAAATATATTGTCGAATATTCCTACCTCACTGGATTCATGAACGGGGATCAGTAAGCCCGACTGTACCATTAACTGCAACAGGCCCACCGTTTTCATGCATACCGATTTACCTCCGGCATTGGGGCCGGATACCAGTACAATTCTCAGTTCCTCGTTGATGTGGATGTTCAAAGGCACCACCGTTTTTTTGTCTTCCTTAAAGGAAAGATACAATAAAGGGTGCCTGGCATTGACCAGCCTGGTTTTTGCCGCATTGATCAGTACCGGCATATCGGCCTCTACATCAATGGCAAACAAGGCTTTTGCCCTTACAAAATCAAGTTTCGTTAAAAAACCATGGTACGACAGCAGCAAAGGTGTATAAGGCCTCAGTTCAGTGGTCAGCGCAATCAGTATCCTGATGATCTCCCTGCGCTTGTCAAACTCCAGGTCCCTGAGCTTATTGTTTAAGGTAAAAACCTCTTCCGGTTCAATGTAAACCGTTTGTCCGCTTGCCGATTCGTCGTGTACAAAGCCTTTTAGCTTACGCTTGTTTTCGGCCAGCACAGGGATACACATCCTGCCATCGCGGATGGTCAGACTGCCATCGGCCACCCAGTTGTTGCTTACCGCCTGCTTATAGATCGAGTCCATCCGCTTACGCACATCCTGTTCTGCTTTGGCAATATCGCCAATAATGTTTTGCAGTGCCGGCGAAGCATTTGGTTTTATTTTACCCTTTGGGTCAAGTACGGTTTCAATCTTTTTAAGGATATTTTTTTCTACCGGAAGGTGTTCAAACAAAGCTTCCAGATTGGGATAAACAGCGGCACGTTCTTCAAAGAAGCGCAATACCGAAAACACCGTTTGCAAAGAGGCGTACATCTGGTGCAGCTCTTCTTCTACCAGGTAAGTGCCTTCTACCCTGATCTTATCGGCCAGACTTTTAATGTCAAAAAAGGTACTGATCTGCAAAGGTTCCTGGTTTTCAAGAATACTTTTGAACTCCTGCGTTTGCCGCAAAAATTTGTTGATCTGGTCAAACTTGGCCATCACCTGCATTTTTGCCACCATTTGCTGCCCCATCGGGCTTAAACAATGTTTGTGGATAAGCTGTTTTACCTCATTAAAACCCAAACGCTCCAAACAATTCTCCGGATATAACATACTTATTTTAAATCTTTTGGCCCCTTGTAGCCCATCTTTAATTTGATCACCTCCCTGCTTTCAACCGGCAAATCGCGGCTCCTGGCAGAATCTCTTAACAAAAAGTTGGCCCAAAAAAGAGAATCTGCCTTTCTTGTAGAGTCCTGCAATGCCTTTCGTCTTATCTTTAATACCTCATTTGCATTCAGCAGTGAATCGGCTTTTTCAATGACATTCATTTCTTTTTTCAGCTCGCCCACTACCTTACCGTAAATTGCGCTTAAGACTTTAGGATCATCGTAATAATAGGCCATACTGCGACTGTACAATGCCG comes from the Pedobacter heparinus DSM 2366 genome and includes:
- a CDS encoding endonuclease MutS2, whose product is MLYPENCLERLGFNEVKQLIHKHCLSPMGQQMVAKMQVMAKFDQINKFLRQTQEFKSILENQEPLQISTFFDIKSLADKIRVEGTYLVEEELHQMYASLQTVFSVLRFFEERAAVYPNLEALFEHLPVEKNILKKIETVLDPKGKIKPNASPALQNIIGDIAKAEQDVRKRMDSIYKQAVSNNWVADGSLTIRDGRMCIPVLAENKRKLKGFVHDESASGQTVYIEPEEVFTLNNKLRDLEFDKRREIIRILIALTTELRPYTPLLLSYHGFLTKLDFVRAKALFAIDVEADMPVLINAAKTRLVNARHPLLYLSFKEDKKTVVPLNIHINEELRIVLVSGPNAGGKSVCMKTVGLLQLMVQSGLLIPVHESSEVGIFDNIFADIGDDQSIESDLSTYSAHLTKMRYFVAHATPKSLVLIDEFGTGTDPQFGGPMAEAVLEVLNNKKARGVITTHYSNLKLFAGNTPGLENASMLFDNDRMKPLYILEIGKPGSSYAFEIAQNIGLQKEVLDLARAKTGTNQNRIDSLLVDLEREKKQIYDTKLNLSNQQNKVKNLVAENEKLKAFLDDNKKILIKEAKLEAQNIIKNANKLVENTIAEIKEKQADKAVTKQLRQNLQQVLVQNQVREDKKPEPVSPLNLNTPIEVGDWVQLKDSETTGQVLEINRDNLVLALGDLRSVLKKNRVFKISNREAKKAAQRNSYTGSVAEAISNFNAELDLRGMRGENALHEVEKYLDKSIMLGFPFVKLIHGKGDGILRKLIRDYLKKYSQVNRVEDEHADRGGDGITYVYFN
- a CDS encoding DUF4296 domain-containing protein; the protein is MRKILYSIVVIFSVSGCKPGIPKDIIQPDEMAMVLHDIHLTDAVVNNVGRPDSAKMIAAAYYKGIYKKYNIDSALYSRSMAYYYDDPKVLSAIYGKVVGELKKEMNVIEKADSLLNANEVLKIRRKALQDSTRKADSLFWANFLLRDSARSRDLPVESREVIKLKMGYKGPKDLK